One genomic segment of Schlesneria paludicola DSM 18645 includes these proteins:
- a CDS encoding glycosyltransferase family 2 protein: protein MSTPLVSIGMPVYNGGETLRRALKSVLAQSEGNFEIILSDNASTDGVTQAICEEYARLDPRIRLTRQPENRGAIANFLWVVEHARGKYFMWAAHDDTWAKDYVELLSRRLDACPTAVLATPSITTEKTISHGDRIQHVIPPAPNADRWTTLDVFIKDAGCEWIYGLYRTNWIKTATPQWVNFPLDYGDLVWMFDLMVREQVVGEPNTMFYYTNSHKTQKTANRRLRKIEVWAQLIYHLNRISWTRVPPAEQWRAFFYACRIIFRFHIYRRGILGTPANIAKLAMLWAMFGFGKGVNRIMGHRSLAR, encoded by the coding sequence ATGTCGACCCCTCTCGTTTCGATTGGAATGCCTGTTTACAACGGGGGCGAAACGCTCCGACGCGCTCTCAAAAGTGTGCTGGCTCAGTCGGAGGGCAATTTTGAAATTATTCTGTCGGACAACGCATCAACCGACGGTGTGACTCAAGCGATCTGTGAAGAGTACGCGCGGCTTGATCCGCGAATTCGCCTGACGCGACAGCCGGAGAATCGCGGCGCGATCGCCAACTTCTTGTGGGTGGTGGAACACGCCCGCGGCAAGTATTTCATGTGGGCCGCTCATGACGACACCTGGGCAAAGGACTATGTCGAATTGCTCAGCCGCCGTCTGGATGCCTGTCCCACAGCCGTGCTGGCAACGCCGTCGATCACGACCGAGAAAACAATCTCGCACGGCGACCGGATTCAACACGTCATTCCACCAGCCCCGAATGCGGATCGATGGACCACACTGGACGTCTTCATCAAAGACGCTGGCTGCGAATGGATCTATGGACTCTATCGCACCAACTGGATCAAAACGGCGACTCCCCAATGGGTGAACTTCCCACTCGACTACGGTGATCTGGTCTGGATGTTCGATCTGATGGTGCGTGAGCAGGTCGTTGGTGAGCCGAACACGATGTTCTACTACACCAACAGCCATAAGACACAGAAGACTGCAAACCGGCGGCTCAGAAAAATCGAAGTGTGGGCACAGCTGATCTATCACCTCAATCGAATCAGTTGGACCCGTGTACCTCCTGCCGAACAATGGCGTGCGTTCTTCTACGCCTGTCGCATCATCTTCCGTTTCCACATCTATCGTCGCGGGATCCTGGGAACACCCGCCAACATCGCCAAGCTGGCGATGCTTTGGGCGATGTTTGGCTTCGGAAAGGGAGTCAATCGAATCATGGGCCATCGCAGTCTGGCTCGGTAA
- a CDS encoding ArnT family glycosyltransferase — protein sequence MIRCRNWFALTPQIDSSSAHFDTDQQRTQRIIGWLIGLGLLARVVRYYLCFPLWDDESFLCVNFISRSFAELLRPLDYHQVAPVLFLWIERALVKLFGFSEYALRLFPFVCSIASLFVFRRVAEKLLSGPALIFAIAMFAVSYPGIRYAAEAKPYGSDMFVSLVMLSCVVDWFQRRDSRILILLAVAMPIVMGVSYPAVFAAGGMSLVVAAVLLTQHGSQREWLLWAVWNASLVASFVTWFSMVGRVQNGAEAEFMGAYWKENFPPIAQPWLVPYWLLKTHASDFLAYPFGGPKWASSLTLIVCLMGLWSLAKRRLILILGLLLAPAGLHLLAAALQKYPYGGHVKFSQHLAPMICCLGGVGLAQLQDWIAQGSESRNRGLIAICTLLVAVGGASIGRDLISPYKTRSDFRARAFAQSFWAGAHYAEEVVCVESDLGFNLVPDQHRELSWCAHFICNRAIEVSRASLRPADVTKVSATRPLRCVLYRDARYSLDQDILNQWLADMQQDYELVAHESVPFPRMAKNDRSLITMEHVDSYKFIPRDGVVRAELPFARRQTAASN from the coding sequence GTGATCCGTTGTCGCAACTGGTTCGCGCTGACGCCGCAAATCGATTCGAGTTCGGCTCATTTCGACACCGACCAGCAACGTACCCAAAGGATCATCGGCTGGCTGATCGGATTGGGATTGCTTGCGAGGGTCGTTCGGTACTACTTGTGCTTTCCCCTGTGGGACGACGAATCGTTCTTGTGTGTCAACTTCATCAGCCGCAGTTTCGCAGAGCTCTTGCGGCCACTCGACTATCACCAGGTCGCGCCCGTGCTATTTCTGTGGATCGAACGGGCGCTCGTGAAGCTGTTCGGCTTCTCGGAATACGCCCTGCGGTTGTTTCCGTTTGTGTGCTCGATCGCCAGCCTCTTCGTCTTTCGCCGCGTCGCCGAGAAACTGCTGTCCGGCCCGGCGCTCATCTTCGCGATCGCGATGTTCGCCGTCTCATACCCTGGTATTCGCTACGCTGCGGAAGCCAAGCCCTACGGCAGCGACATGTTTGTGTCGCTCGTGATGCTATCCTGCGTCGTCGACTGGTTCCAACGGCGGGACAGCCGAATCCTGATCCTGCTGGCTGTGGCGATGCCCATCGTCATGGGTGTCTCATACCCGGCCGTCTTTGCAGCGGGGGGGATGAGCCTGGTTGTGGCCGCTGTACTGCTGACCCAGCACGGATCACAACGTGAATGGCTGCTCTGGGCGGTTTGGAACGCCAGCCTGGTTGCCAGTTTTGTGACCTGGTTCAGCATGGTTGGCCGCGTGCAAAATGGTGCTGAAGCGGAATTCATGGGTGCATACTGGAAAGAAAACTTCCCACCCATCGCTCAACCCTGGCTAGTACCATATTGGCTCTTGAAGACCCACGCGAGCGACTTTCTGGCCTACCCGTTCGGCGGCCCTAAATGGGCCAGTTCACTGACACTCATTGTTTGCCTGATGGGACTCTGGAGTCTCGCAAAACGTCGGCTGATTTTGATTCTGGGCCTACTGCTGGCGCCAGCCGGATTGCATTTGCTGGCGGCCGCCCTGCAGAAATATCCCTACGGTGGTCACGTCAAGTTTTCGCAACATCTGGCTCCGATGATCTGCTGTCTGGGCGGAGTGGGATTGGCTCAACTTCAGGACTGGATCGCGCAAGGCAGCGAATCGAGAAATCGTGGTTTGATTGCGATCTGTACGCTGCTAGTCGCGGTCGGAGGGGCGTCGATCGGACGCGACCTGATCAGCCCCTACAAAACGCGATCCGACTTCCGAGCCAGAGCGTTCGCTCAATCGTTCTGGGCGGGAGCCCACTACGCCGAAGAAGTGGTCTGCGTGGAAAGTGACCTGGGATTCAATCTCGTCCCGGATCAGCATCGAGAACTGAGCTGGTGTGCTCACTTTATCTGCAACCGAGCCATTGAAGTCAGCCGGGCGTCGCTCCGTCCCGCCGATGTGACAAAAGTCTCGGCGACACGCCCATTGCGTTGCGTTCTCTACCGCGACGCACGATATTCCCTCGATCAAGACATTCTGAATCAGTGGCTCGCCGACATGCAACAGGACTACGAACTGGTGGCGCATGAAAGCGTTCCATTCCCACGAATGGCGAAAAACGATCGTAGTCTGATCACGATGGAACATGTCGATTCCTACAAGTTCATTCCTCGTGATGGCGTCGTCCGGGCGGAATTACCCTTCGCGCGCAGACAGACGGCCGCGTCGAACTAG
- the asnB gene encoding asparagine synthase (glutamine-hydrolyzing), producing the protein MCGIAGYISLKNAPVYRETIARMVAAIKHRGPDAQTVHLDGPVGFGHARLSIIDLAGGQQPLFNEDRTVSVICNGEIYNYRELRERLLQRGHRFHTGSDCEVIAHLWEEHGSKLVDELRGMFAFVLYDRRQNVVFGARDRFGQKPLYYYHSDDTFAFASEIKGLLPLSEISRNLDPFAVDQFLFHQFIPQPRTLFRYVKKLPAGNCFELRLPPLPHQAAQRLAEELTSAGVTAPPQAATRQNGLEKSSSSRGAHFFTWRYWHPTFAPDWAKSDAEHLNCVEASLTDAVESHMVADVPVGVFLSGGIDSSLITALAAKFNPQPLETFAISFPGSEHDEGPSAAAVAKYLGTKHHEFPFVPGDMRELLTRAATLYDQPLADTAVLPLMALSRAAANHVKVVLTGDGGDELFAGYRKYQRVSGVPGRYRWLSRISALLFPMHELAACRPDPLGLRKARARVAMVIAPTCRSDYNRQGWEGWERYAIYRPEIAQMIGGQFESLRRPCDLELGKLSPLNAALQLDQGTVLADRLLLKGDCSTMAFGLEARAPLLDHHLAKIAGELPYHLKVTPSKTKVALREIASRYLPVEIINRRKKGFSMPLDKWFRNELLDWTKSCLLDDSIALSRYFQRAPIEKLIREHVAGQNHAARIHTLLMFELWNREYAS; encoded by the coding sequence ATGTGCGGGATTGCCGGTTACATCAGCTTGAAGAACGCACCCGTCTATCGCGAAACGATCGCGCGAATGGTTGCGGCAATCAAGCACCGGGGTCCTGACGCTCAGACGGTACATCTGGATGGCCCGGTCGGGTTTGGACATGCTCGCCTTTCCATCATCGATCTCGCTGGCGGTCAGCAACCACTGTTCAACGAAGACAGGACCGTCTCGGTCATCTGCAACGGCGAAATCTATAATTATCGCGAACTTCGCGAGCGCCTTCTGCAACGAGGCCACCGCTTTCATACCGGCAGCGACTGCGAAGTGATCGCCCATCTCTGGGAAGAACACGGTTCAAAGCTGGTCGACGAGCTGCGAGGGATGTTCGCATTCGTCCTGTACGATCGGCGTCAGAACGTCGTGTTCGGTGCCCGCGATCGATTCGGGCAGAAGCCGCTGTACTACTACCATAGTGACGATACGTTCGCGTTCGCGTCCGAGATCAAAGGGTTGCTGCCCCTGTCCGAAATCTCGCGGAATCTTGATCCCTTCGCCGTCGATCAGTTTCTATTTCATCAGTTCATCCCGCAACCACGAACCCTGTTTCGCTACGTGAAAAAGCTGCCAGCGGGGAACTGCTTCGAACTCCGATTGCCACCATTACCGCATCAGGCTGCACAAAGGCTTGCAGAAGAACTGACGTCAGCGGGCGTCACAGCACCGCCACAAGCGGCGACGCGTCAAAATGGCCTGGAAAAATCGTCGAGTAGCCGAGGCGCTCACTTTTTCACCTGGCGGTACTGGCATCCCACGTTCGCTCCAGACTGGGCCAAGTCTGACGCTGAACATCTAAACTGCGTCGAAGCGTCGCTCACGGATGCGGTAGAAAGCCACATGGTGGCCGACGTACCAGTCGGAGTCTTTCTAAGCGGCGGAATCGATTCCAGCCTGATCACGGCACTTGCCGCGAAATTCAATCCGCAGCCCCTGGAAACCTTCGCGATTTCGTTTCCGGGCAGCGAACATGACGAAGGTCCAAGCGCTGCCGCGGTGGCCAAATACCTCGGCACCAAACACCACGAATTTCCGTTCGTCCCCGGCGATATGCGTGAACTGCTGACGCGAGCCGCCACGCTGTATGACCAACCCTTGGCCGATACGGCTGTGTTGCCACTGATGGCGCTCAGCCGTGCCGCGGCCAACCACGTAAAAGTCGTTCTGACCGGTGACGGTGGCGACGAACTGTTCGCGGGATATCGGAAGTATCAACGCGTTTCTGGTGTCCCCGGCCGATATCGATGGCTCTCGCGGATCAGCGCGTTGCTCTTTCCGATGCACGAGTTGGCCGCCTGCCGCCCCGATCCGCTGGGACTGCGCAAGGCCCGAGCGCGTGTCGCAATGGTCATCGCGCCGACCTGTCGTAGCGATTACAACCGTCAAGGTTGGGAAGGTTGGGAACGGTATGCAATTTACCGTCCCGAAATCGCGCAGATGATTGGCGGTCAGTTCGAGTCACTGCGGCGACCGTGTGACTTGGAACTGGGAAAGCTCTCTCCACTCAATGCGGCCTTGCAACTTGATCAGGGTACCGTGTTGGCCGATCGACTGCTCCTCAAGGGCGATTGCTCGACCATGGCGTTTGGCCTCGAAGCACGGGCCCCATTGTTGGACCATCACCTCGCCAAGATTGCAGGCGAGTTACCCTATCATTTGAAGGTGACACCGTCCAAAACGAAGGTCGCCTTGCGCGAAATCGCGAGTCGGTACCTTCCCGTCGAGATCATCAATCGCCGCAAGAAAGGCTTTTCGATGCCACTCGACAAATGGTTTCGAAATGAGTTACTCGATTGGACCAAGAGCTGCCTTTTGGACGATTCGATCGCCCTGTCACGCTACTTCCAACGAGCCCCGATCGAAAAGCTCATCCGCGAACATGTCGCCGGCCAAAACCACGCCGCCCGCATTCACACGCTGCTGATGTTCGAACTCTGGAACCGAGAATACGCCAGCTAG
- a CDS encoding YqjF family protein yields MSFQQPIFLTAEWRHLVMLNYFIDPAILKPLVPAGTELDFRNNQTYVSLVGFRFLNTKIRNVPVPCHRNFSEVNLRFYVRHRDGDEWRRAVVFIKEIVPLPAVTLIARRLYNENYVTLPMRQTLMQTFINHRRRQSLSYSWKWQGRWAELAAETEGDPEPLARGSEEEFIAEHYWGYTTQRNGSTMEYAVEHPPWQVWRATVSRFHGDATSLYGQEFAETLSRPPSSAFVADGSEVLIRKGTRLPKPSPIARTIPSSAKSH; encoded by the coding sequence ATGTCATTTCAGCAACCGATCTTTCTGACAGCGGAATGGCGACATCTGGTGATGCTGAATTACTTCATCGATCCCGCGATCCTCAAACCGCTCGTCCCCGCAGGAACAGAGTTGGATTTCAGGAACAATCAAACTTATGTCAGTCTTGTCGGATTTCGGTTTCTCAATACGAAGATTCGCAATGTTCCGGTTCCGTGCCATCGCAATTTTTCGGAAGTCAATTTGCGATTCTATGTCCGACACCGTGATGGTGACGAATGGCGTCGGGCCGTGGTGTTCATCAAAGAGATCGTGCCACTTCCTGCGGTCACGTTGATCGCGCGTCGTCTGTACAACGAAAACTACGTCACGCTCCCCATGCGACAGACATTGATGCAGACATTCATCAATCATCGTCGCAGGCAATCCCTATCCTATTCCTGGAAGTGGCAGGGCCGCTGGGCTGAACTCGCCGCCGAGACTGAAGGGGATCCCGAGCCGCTGGCGAGGGGTTCGGAAGAAGAGTTTATCGCCGAGCACTATTGGGGTTACACAACTCAACGCAATGGCAGCACGATGGAGTACGCTGTTGAACATCCGCCATGGCAGGTCTGGCGCGCGACAGTCTCCCGTTTTCATGGCGACGCGACTTCGCTGTATGGCCAGGAGTTTGCCGAAACACTCTCGCGGCCGCCGAGCTCGGCGTTCGTCGCAGACGGATCGGAAGTGCTCATCCGCAAGGGGACCCGATTGCCGAAGCCTTCGCCGATCGCTCGAACGATTCCCTCGTCAGCGAAATCCCACTAA
- a CDS encoding (deoxy)nucleoside triphosphate pyrophosphohydrolase, whose protein sequence is MTATKRIGIAIVEHAGQYLVGTRGPDGPLPGYAEFPGGKCLPDETPSDCAIRECLEESGLPIAPEKLLQQLEFEYPHGRVHLHFYLCHPEDAKSVSDRHQGFRWVELAELTTLKFPEANADVVKMLVRESNES, encoded by the coding sequence GTGACAGCGACAAAGCGAATTGGAATCGCAATTGTGGAACATGCAGGGCAATACCTGGTGGGAACGCGCGGTCCCGACGGCCCATTGCCCGGCTATGCCGAATTCCCGGGGGGGAAGTGTCTTCCCGACGAAACTCCTTCCGACTGTGCCATTCGCGAATGTCTCGAGGAATCAGGCCTGCCAATTGCTCCCGAGAAGCTGCTGCAGCAATTGGAATTCGAATATCCGCACGGTCGAGTTCATCTGCATTTCTACCTCTGTCATCCCGAGGATGCGAAATCGGTGAGTGATCGGCATCAAGGATTCCGCTGGGTCGAACTGGCAGAACTTACGACTCTAAAATTCCCAGAGGCCAATGCGGACGTCGTCAAAATGCTGGTGCGTGAGTCCAACGAAAGCTGA